A single region of the Theileria annulata chromosome 4, complete sequence, *** SEQUENCING IN PROGRESS *** genome encodes:
- a CDS encoding HesB-family member protein, putative (SMART pfam:HesB-like (PF01521) at aa 201-293, E()=7.40e-11;~1 probable transmembrane helix predicted for TA10960 by TMHMM2.0 at aa 107-129): MIRGFKKKKSNKIKSFFKGLSLSKNFDIDYDEELHNHIPNNDLKLKTLKLCPKSTQTDFKKLSNNSSQTKWESNVRLSEYDVEYFKQLVDNNLKIHQRDILIENRRLAITRVVYIILLKISFNFNYFISKCEFTHLKQQLYNNFIITLSRILTYNILNNLSFRFSINYLKFNIHSNNLNSHIKNKLPTSNSQTNSTICNPFNECSFYCTYFCKTLQNLIFCTKFRYFNEIYRNSIRRKYSMKLKSLKEVDKHLHINVTGGGCSGFQYHFNILNGLDNNTVLIYDNDIKIFSNKESIELIKSCTLDFQEELIGSKFTLDIPNSTRKCSCGNSFEIE, from the exons ATGATAAGAGGAtttaaaaagaaaaaatcTAACAAGATTAAATCCTTTTTTAAAGGACTTAGTT tatCTAAAAACTTCGATATTGACTATGATGAAGAATTACATAATCACATTCcaaataatgatttaaaacTTAAAACACTAAAACTTTGTCCTAAATCAACACAAactgattttaaaaagttaAGTAATAATAGTTCCCAAACTAAATGGGAATCCAATGTTAGGCTCTCAGAATATGATGTTGAATACTTTAAACAATtagttgataataatttgaaaatacaCCAAAGGgatattttaattgaaAATAGAAGATTAGCTATTACTCGAGTcgtttatattattttattaaaaattagctttaattttaattatttcatttcCAAATGTgaatttacacatttaaaacaacaactttataataattttataataactTTGTCGAGAATTTTAACttacaatattttaaacaacttgag tTTTAGATTTtccataaattatttgaaattcAACATTCACTCAAATAATCTTAATTCTCatattaaaaacaaattaccAACTTCAAACTCTCAAACAAATTCAACAATTTGTAACCCTTTTAATGAATGTTCATTTTATTGTACATACTTTTGCAAAACATTACAAAACTTGATATTTTGTACCAAGTTcagatattttaatgaaatatatagAAATTCAATTAGAAGAAAGTATTCCAT gaaattaaaaagtttGAAAGAAGTGGATAAACACTTGCACATAAATGTTACTGGAGGAGGCTGCTCAGGGTTCCAGTATCATTTCAATATATTGAATGGGTTGGATAATAATACCGTATTAATATATGATAATgacattaaaatatttagtaaTAAAGAGTCAATAGAGCTCATTAAGTCGTGTACATTAGATTTCCAGGAGGAACTAATTGGGTCGAAATTTACGTTGGACATACCAAATTCGACGAGAAAGTGCTCTTGTGGAAACTCGTTTGAAATTGAATAG
- a CDS encoding papain-family cysteine protease, putative (Tap579b07.q1c.cand.144 - score = 49.40;~SMART Pept_C1 (SM00645) at aa 219-467, E()=3.24e-12;~Signal peptide predicted for TA10955 by SignalP 2.0 HMM (Signal peptide probability 0.913, signal anchor probability 0.000) with cleavage site probability 0.697 between residues 15 and 16;~GPI-Anchor Signal predicted for TA10955 by DGPI v2.04, no cleavage site predicted), whose translation MKVLLILANLVLIQGYKRNFNINLALVDDNGNIQINDVKLLNDTNVQNPPTNRVNANHPGYENNHNSQQNNEVYPQYNARNDNLQHQRAPLNPQHTQPTNTRPPQPYNNRNTKTCVMNNINCALSGANGKKLEHCLSCANTIYSPTDCNKYEPLSLISLFSKNTYAGGGNSLLELESEATDLTLEGLKPLNIKPKVSVHELLYSYDKNHLNTRDPYCNDYECMRLKDRNSCISRLYPQNQYGCGSCWIFANTLHLEILLCMESATKQIRRFSEMYIASCLSVNNRDPCKGGNTYDFSQIISQFEFIPSKDNVKYNVPVLNTCPRWDYSWINQKPKIELLSPKNNKLNSFKGFILIKREEYDDKNEFINLVKDMIKEKGSVVISMKGKSVLKPDHDGKKVLNLCHHGYGTHSMVIIGYGNYVNEYNETRRYWLIRNSWGPNWGDNGNFRLDIDGPGNCNGNIFEYAGNRYTKYYLLVVLNVKINKNTNKVKYGYVPQKLSKLSNGVTKKINVKYNNKVYSRLIFQEGKGLFLKFIIGQTSPELDCNRAFSINRDRNDECVEKCKRNLEMCKSYNVKDIGLCLFSIDKDYDCMMCGV comes from the exons ATGAAAGTTCTATTAATTCTAGCAAATCTTGTACTTATACAAGGGTATAAACGcaattttaacattaacCTGGCACTAGTAGATGATAATGGAAACATACAAATTAATGACGTTAAACTCTTAAACGATACAAACGTACAAAATCCACCAACAAATAGAGTTAATGCCAACCATCCTGGATATGAGAATAACCACAATTCGCAGCAGAATAATGAAGTGTATCCACAGTATAATGCTAGGAATGACAATCTTCAACATCAAAGAGCTCCGTTGAATCCTCAGCATACACAACCTACAAACACCAGACCACCACAGCCGTACAACAACAGAAACACAAAAACCTGTGTAATGAATAACATAAACTGTGCGTTGTCAGGCGCGAATGGAAAGAAGTTGGAACACTGTTTATCTTGTGCGAATACAATATATTCACCAACCGACTGTAACAAATATGAGCCCTTGTCACTCATATCATTATTCTCAAAAAACACTTATGCAGGTGGTGGAAATTCACTTCTAGAACTGGAGAGTGAAGCTACGGATTTGACTCTGGAGGGTTTGAAACCCTTGAACATAAAGCCAAAAGTTTCAGTACATGAATTGTTATATTCATACGATAAG AACCACTTGAATACTCGAGATCCCTATTGTAACGATTATGAATGCATGAGGTTAAAAGATAGAAACAGCTGTATATCAAGACTTTACCCACAAAATCAATATGGATG tgGGAGTTGTTGGATATTTGCGAATACGCTCCATTTGGAGATTTTGCTATGTATGGAAAGTGCCACGAAGCAAATTAGAAGGTTCTCTGAAATGTATATTGCGTCATGCCTGAGTGTGAATAACAGAGATCCTTGCAAAGGAGGAAACACTTATGATTTCAGCCAAATCATCTCACAATTCgaat tTATACCGAGCAAGGACAACGTCAAGTACAACGTTCCTGTTTTGAACACTTGCCCAAGATGGGATTACAGTTGGATAAACCAGAAGCCGAAAATAGAACTTCTGTCACCcaaaaacaacaaattaAACTCATTCAAAGGATTCATACTT ATTAAGAGGGAAGAGTATGACGATAAGAACGAGTTTATAAACTTGGTAAAGGACATGATAAAGGAAAAGGGTAGTGTGGTTATCAGTATGAAGGGGAAATCAGTTCTGAAACCAGATCATGATGGTAAAAAGGTTCTGAACCTATGTCATCATGGATATGG AACTCATTCAATGGTTATAATTGGGTATGGTAATTACGTGAACGAGTATAATGAAACTCGAAGATATTGGTTAATTCGAAACAGTTGGGGTCCAAATTGGGGAGACAATGGAAACTTTAGACTAGATATA GATGGACCTGGCAACTGTAATGGGAATATTTTTGAATATGCAGGTAACAGATATACAAAATACTATCTTTTAGTTGTTTTAAATGTCAAGATTAATAAGAATACGAACAAGGTAAAATACGGATACGTACCTCAAAAGTTAAGTAAACTAAGCAACGGAGTAACAAAGAAGATAAATGTcaaatacaataataaaGTATACTCAAGGTTAATATTCCAAGAAGGTAAAggattatttttaaaatttattataggTCAAACGAGTCCGGAACTTGACTGCAACAGGGCATTTAGTATAAATAGGGATAGGAATGACGAATGTGTAGAGAAATGTAAACGAAATTtagaaatgtgtaaatcTTACAACGTAAAAGATATTGGTCTTTGCCTCTTCTCCATTGACAAAGACTACGACTGCATGATGTGTGGTGTATAA
- a CDS encoding cullin, putative (Tap579b07.q1c.cand.145 - score = 152.29;~SMART pfam:Cullin (PF00888) at aa 1-668, E()=6.30e-04), producing MVYEICIQNDSNYCELLYNNITKLISQFILNNLQLRTSDDGEKSVAQESESIDIESSEEYSKISLLIIEYWIRYNNFIKILNGIFSYLNRFYVQLSLQPNIYQYSLAIFQLYIFQRYKGCVRRYLLNLLDRRRVGDEVNNLHVTLIIDMYNKLDSTNGLQFIEELEPYIINNYSNYYNTISKVYINDFSLSDFITIIDSILNDEVEYYNKYICNNHKVHDVIINNLLYNNQTRIKEKLKDELPELLESFRIEDLKLIYKYVSKLENVNEIIVSTLTKFVDDLINKKTSNSDNCMEYEVISVYNKYLRLIKTCFEVFLNSYNNIFTKYTNKELISYIIKQFHNILMDSCYTDLTFDNEDSMDLDDSFDKMDINCYIKYYNNVIVADEYFVREYKAYLLKRMLSDRINLNNEVNVLRNPVINTILSDFKRSNMMNMSYESSGKVPGNMCVLSSFNVNDVLDKTNSQLIGESTSGEKLSRMETPRVFGTLEVSEGVQLNTIFSNELENYREYYKTVNRFKDLRYVYTNVVLEYGTVTVECNLVQATILLLFNEVNELKVVEVCKILDVQEAQVEKIVKSTSGILMQVMDSIRLNTQNLTSNININPNDPVKVLSKDSGVLSKLNGVGVNKVFQDESAIDCKIVRIMKDRKSINLKELIELVSEQSIDPEVSQTNINGIL from the exons aTGGTGTATGAAATTTGCATACAGAACGACTCAAATTACTGTGAATTATTGTACAACAATATCACTAAACTGATTTcacaatttatattaaataatttacaattaagAACTAGTGATGATGGAGAGAAAAGTGTGGCTCAAGAATCGGAATCCATCGATATTGAATCGTCTGAAGAATATAGTAAAATCTCACTACTCATAATTGAATATTGGATAAGATATAACaactttataaaaatattaaatggaATCTTTTCATACCTAAATCGCTTCTATGTCCAATTATCATTACAACCTAACATTTACCAATACTCGCTCGCAATATTTCAGCTCTAC ATATTCCAGAGATATAAAGGATGTGTGAGGCGctatttgttaaatttgCTGGATAGAAGAAGAGTAGGCGATGAGGTGAACAATTTACACGTGACACTGATAATTGACATGTATAATAAGTTGGACTCGACAAATGGACTCCAGTTTATAGAAGAACTGGAGCCGTacataataaataactacAGTAACTACTATAACACAATATCTAAAGTTTATATCAACGACTTCAGCCTCTCGGACTTCATAACGATAATTGAC TCGATTCTGAATGATGAAGTGGAGTACTATAACAAGTACATTTGTAACAACCATAAGGTCCACGATGTTattataaacaatttaCTCTACAATAATCAGACTAGAATAAAAGAGAAGTTGAAGGATGAGTTGCCAGAATTGTTGGAAAGTTTCAGAATAGAA GACCTGAAGttgatatataaatatgtgTCAAAACTGGAAAATgtaaatgaaattatagTTAGCACATTAACTAAATTTGTTGATGATTTGATTAATAAGAAGACATCCAACTCAGATAATTGTATGGAATATGAAGTAATAAGTGTATACAACAAGTACTTGAGGTTGATTAAAACTTGTTTTGAAGTATTCTTGAATTCttataataacattttcaCAAAATATACAAACAAGGAGTTGATCTCATACATTATTAAGCAGTTCCACAACATTTTGATGGATAGTTGTTACACTGATTTGACATTTGATAATGAAGATTCTATGGATTTGGACGActcatttgataaaatgGATATAAACTGCTATATAAAGTACTATAATAACGTAATTGTTGCCGATGAGTATTTTGTGAGAGAATATAAGGCGTATTTGCTCAAGAGGATGCTGAGTGATCGGATAAACTTGAATAACGAGGTTAATGTGCTGAGAAACCCAGTGATAAACACAATCTTGAGTGATTTTAAGAGGTCAAATATGATGAATATGAGTTATGAGAGTAGTGGTAAAGTGCCTGGAAACATGTGTGTACTTTCAAGCTTTAATGTTAATGATGTTCTGGATAAGACTAACTCTCAATTAATAGGGGAATCTACATCAGGGGAAAAATTAAGTAGGATGGAAACACCACGTGTATTTGGAACATTGGAAGTAAGTGAAGGAGTTCAATTGAACACAATTTTCTCAAATGAACTTGAGAATTATAGGGAATATTACAAGACAGTAAACAGGTTCAAGGATTTAAGATACGTGTATACAAATGTTGTTTTGGAGTATGGAACAGTAACAGTCGAGTGTAATTTAGTACAGGCAACAATATTGTTGTTATTTAACGAAGTAAATGAACTTAAAGTGGTTGAggtttgtaaaatattggATGTACAGGAGGCACAAGTTGagaaaattgtaaaatcCACTAGTGGTATTTTAATGCAAGTAATGGATTCCATAAGACTTAATACTCAAAATTTAACTAGcaatattaacattaatcCAAATGATCCTGTTAAAGTACTAAGTAAGGATTCTGGAGTATTGAGTAAATTAAATGGAGTTGGAGTTAACAAGGTATTCCAAGATGAAAGCGCAATTGACTGTAAAATAGTAAGGATAATGAAGGATCGcaaaagtataaatttgaaagaATTGATAGAATTAGTATCGGAACAATCAATAGACCCAGAGGTATCccaaacaaatattaatggaaTATTATAG
- a CDS encoding uncharacterized protein (Tap579b07.q1c.cand.145 - score = 152.29;~SMART 1 transmembrane domain at aa 17-39;~1 probable transmembrane helix predicted for TA10980 by TMHMM2.0 at aa 17-39), with amino-acid sequence MLTRLIILRLFSKFIMYFILNIGLMEILGGVLKCILELWDKLSGLFLKFMTLVSKHLSVIKLEYVVHYMDTMRLVLQGKNDFTPLINFLLNCTIADTDSGVGNVWNNGEVDKDTLETVGDGEKRVSNGVFYDEIKQLKLFQVLLQENIRIDEQVLSKKMKFLLKDLGSKSFKVRNEIYTIVAFVRFFYGMKLEVPDDPVFVTTYYKVNLYNLDVEGISGHINTIQNEKLTNDIYNVISHVPRHKIHYVVKQLVKNIDNKRLKLLDMIFFNNVFYIVNTKTIKLLFNSYINKLNAKSNLTNVISSLNDETLNRIIAKIDKTLNNIDVIICIINSIKYNIPKWLPNLLLSLVITNILFTQLLII; translated from the coding sequence atgttaactaggttaattatattaagaTTATTCTCCAAATTTATTATGTATTTCATTTTGAATATAGGTTTGATGGAGATTCTGGGAGGAGTGTTGAAGTGTATACTCGAGTTATGGGATAAGTTGTCTGGGCTATTTCTAAAGTTTATGACGCTGGTGTCGAAGCATTTGAGTGTGATTAAGCTCGAGTATGTGGTTCATTACATGGATACAATGAGACTAGTGTTACAAGGCAAAAATGATTTCACACCGCTGATTAACTTTTTACTAAATTGTACTATTGCTGATACCGACAGTGGAGTTGGAAATGTGTGGAATAATGGTGAAGTTGATAAGGATACACTAGAAACTGTTGGTGATGGGGAAAAAAGAGTATCGAATGGAGTGTTTTATGATGAAATAAAACAGCTGAAGCTGTTCCAAGTGCTGTTGCAAGAGAATATAAGGATTGATGAGCAAGTGTTGTCAAAGAAGATGAAATTTTTGTTGAAAGATTTAGGATCAAAGTCATTTAAGGTGAGAAATGAGATTTACACAATTGTGGCATTTGTAAGATTCTTTTATGGAATGAAATTAGAAGTACCAGATGACCCAGTATTCGTTACAACATACTATAAGGTGAACTTGTATAACTTAGATGTGGAGGGAATATCAGGacatattaatacaataCAAAACGAGAAGCTGACGaatgatatatataacGTTATATCACATGTTCCAAGGCATAAAATACACTATGTAGTGAAACAACTAGTGAAAAACattgataataaaagaCTAAAACTACTGGATATGATCTTCTTCAACAACGTTTtctatatagttaatacAAAGACAATAAAACTACTTTTCAACAGTTACATCAATAAGCTGAACGCAAAGTCTAACTTAACAAACGTTATTTCATCACTAAATGATGAAACACTAAATAGAATAATTGCGAAAATTGATAAAACCCTTAACAATATTGATGTCATCATCTGTATCATAAATAGTATCAAGTACAATATACCGAAATGGCTGCCAAACCTCTTATTATCACTGGTAATTACAAACATCTTATTCacacaattattaattatataa
- a CDS encoding uncharacterized protein (Tap579b07.q1c.cand.145 - score = 152.29), whose protein sequence is MEDICFEISSSVSKALPAFVKQQYDQDCSIFLDFIEKRWKNSELSSMLTCIDKYLQYTCGENSQPTLELLKVLVPIGRKLWLISMYNIIKTNNLDVYYNESELEQVYVFQNKLSLKLRVRCCKLLNSILECCVHLLHSIWEKGCKERAEYFNEILDFIRIEVILKAIESYFSPDYSYRMAVSYTKRRGWITSLVRLSYLIRRIWIFRRDIGNFLIKYILRYNNQDFSDLDSSTSHTNEPFSCDISLDPKFCDEPMSEELAKELRDIEIDVGNCVIFYKFRIILLLCPNSTLYDLLVKGLLFKWWDLVNGDIVSSWHPMFFTFFFRAAKFGWATSQCVCPHFKGKIPTIFNITLNLFDLPNKPKLEKYKEIMPGEYTCLLPKTFKLFKKTSKLLILILHENDLCTRRFSSSLSLNHESSSMQSNGVELSEVKEEAGEFDESFVDDDPDDIFRSLKRLINILYPYAHPSSSGKWSHNISLFLKYIIVSHSRKLLRNKYINRKSMDSESGESGRDNICDLLYTISLIGIYNKNMKICNNYEIIIRNICYINKEDYLIKVVEYFSESLTECAEHNRLLTSIRVIIQLIPLIVKHMPHMIMNLFYTAISYIALSEPFINIQILILISLMLEYLFSIKNNLKSLNNEDNKFSLLTPRDGLVQENLFEGSNEASEVYDELMFQLNEFTIVYVDKVLELYENINEVDLKGMSLMNNVDVSIYILIKSTIINLLSVVDDETMSVILNKLMKFIDEYSYKLTIIKHVTSILSSISYLKGIGVTTKLIINNIKGLSEDDKRLRFHLNCLISAIRYNFNSNYFSEIREVINKGLQYKDKHAYKLIVKLIYRLNHSIYNIYTTAQVPTTDNMSVVTVDNGETNIGWYVPSMSHYKMYKQLLLILMDTINLKYNALNEKKQPDDTTDDEINKIIILCKYLIKSIVLVDIEIRDSGDSTEMSENDMETDSEQSSEDELVSNYSEVVKCLNHRVGDNFSLRGTVEKYVLGVVSKIYKNVYGSVVAEKLTKFINFLASKNYFSTDISNNYDFIFNLKLQNNVSITTTKPVVKYISFHCGLTKNSYLMDINFSSYMTIVQDYFYNFINLRKINYNTLAQNKFEKVNNRQLSNAVGNGQVRNFVDNPQVRSLVDLVVVKICELNYKNVVNNSIMILKSITMIHKNMKYYVLSAILKELVSTPDDNFTLFHNILPLFDANTLTYISLNFTLLELFLKFFLKVISTNNDSLITKYDVLFILFLSQRELDSSNDKIGVVDSPEHSSFEDENVNQENIDIQDTPSTVKIDKMLSVLRNVMSVAEVDNWRYNIYFSTLLLIYSKYVVYENKFFLHVLSLLNDVNNNYLQSLAFQYMLITLMSLNSGRVADAVVKEKLLDLSVMNTIFNGLVYCNHDVTTVVSNNLSSIVMNVIKFDKSWPRNRISSNSTIVSKYNFFLSYHYFKFLMNNSQTPEKHVEALESILYNLLEISSDYIEYHLSNF, encoded by the coding sequence ATGGAAGATATCTGCTTTGAAATATCTTCTAGCGTTTCAAAGGCGCTACCAGCCTTTGTTAAACAGCAGTACGACCAAGATTGCAGTATATTTCTAGATTTCATAGAAAAACGCTGGAAAAATTCAGAATTATCGTCAATGCTTACCTGCATAGATAAGTATCTACAGTATACCTGCGGCGAAAACAGCCAACCAACGCTAGAATTATTGAAAGTTTTGGTACCAATCGGCAGAAAATTATGGCTGATCTcaatgtataatataataaaaacaaataatttagatgTGTATTATAATGAGTCTGAACTCGAACAAGTATACGTATTTCAGAACAAACTTTCATTGAAGCTCAGAGTACGCtgttgtaaattattaaactcTATTTTGGAATGCTGCGTACATCTATTACATTCGATTTGGGAAAAAGGATGTAAAGAAAGAGCTGAATATTTTAACGAGATACTAGATTTCATAAGAATTGAAGTGATTCTTAAAGCTATTGAGAGTTATTTTAGCCCAGACTATTCATATAGAATGGCTGTTAGTTACACAAAAAGGAGAGGATGGATAACGTCACTAGTCAGACTATCATACCTTATAAGAAGAATATGGATTTTTCGAAGAGATATCGGAAACTTTctaatcaaatatattttaagaTATAATAACCAGGATTTTTCAGATTTGGACTCCAGTACAAGTCATACCAATGAGCCATTTTCTTGTGACATATCACTTGACCCAAAATTTTGTGATGAGCCGATGAGTGAAGAGTTGGCAAAAGAGTTGAGAGATATTGAAATAGATGTGGGAAATTGCGTCATATTCTACAAGTTCCGCATCATACTGTTGTTGTGCCCAAACAGCACACTGTATGATTTGCTTGTTAAAGGACTATTGTTTAAGTGGTGGGACCTAGTGAATGGAGATATTGTATCCTCATGGCACCCAATGTTCTTTACATTTTTCTTTAGAGCAGCTAAGTTCGGCTGGGCCACAAGTCAGTGTGTATGTCCACACTTCAAGGGTAAAATACCGACAATATTTAACATAACACTTAATTTGTTTGATTTACCAAATAAGCCAAAACTTGAAAAGTATAAGGAAATTATGCCTGGAGAGTACACATGTTTGTTGCCGAAAACATTTAAACTGTTTAAAAAAACCTCTAAACTGCTGATTCTAATACTGCACGAAAATGATTTGTGTACACGTAGATTTAGTTCATCACTATCACTTAACCACGAGTCTAGCTCAATGCAGTCAAATGGAGTAGAATTATCTGAAGTTAAGGAAGAAGCTGGAGAGTTTGATGAGTCATTTGTGGATGATGACCCAGATGATATATTCAGAAGTTTGAAGCGTTTGATTAATATTCTCTACCCATACGCACACCCATCAAGTAGTGGGAAATGGTCACATAACATATCGCTGTTCCTAAAGTACATTATAGTATCACACTCGAGAAAACTACTAAGAaataagtatataaatagaaaATCAATGGATAGTGAGTCTGGCGAATCTGGGCGTGATAATATTTGTGATCTTCTCTACACAATTAGTCTTATTGGAATATACAATAAGAACATGAAGATATGTAATAATTATGAGATAATCATAAGGAACATCTGCTACATTAATAAGGAGGATTACCTGATTAAGGTGGTTGAGTATTTTAGTGAAAGCCTGACGGAGTGTGCAGAACATAACAGACTGCTCACGTCAATAAGAGTGATTATCCAGCTCATACCGCTAATTGTAAAGCACATGCCTCATATGATAATGAACCTGTTTTACACAGCAATATCGTACATTGCATTGTCGGAGCCCTTTATCAATATACAAATCCTCATCCTAATATCGTTGATGCTAGAGTATTTGTTCAGTATTAAGAATAACCTTAAATCCCTGAACaatgaagataataaatttagcTTGTTGACACCAAGGGATGGGTTGGTacaagaaaatttatttgaagGGTCAAATGAAGCGTCTGAGGTTTATGATGAGCTGATGTTCCAACTTAACGAGTTTACCATAGTGTACGTGGATAAGGTGTTGGAGCTATATGAGAATATAAATGAGGTGGACCTGAAGGGAATGTCGCTGATGAACAATGTAGACGtttcaatatatatactgATAAAGTCGACAATAATTAACCTATTGTCAGTGGTTGATGACGAGACGATGTCAGTTATCCTCAACAAgttaatgaaatttattGACGAATATTCTTACAAATTGACCATAATCAAGCATGTCACGTCAATACTATCAAGTATTTCATACTTAAAAGGGATAGGAGTGACCACGAAGttgattataaataatataaaaggATTATCTGAAGATGACAAGAGGCTGAGGTTTCATTTAAACTGTTTGATTTCAGCAATTAGATATAACTTTAACAGTAATTATTTCAGCGAAATCAGAGAAGTAATTAATAAAGGTCTTCAGTACAAGGATAAACACGCTTATAAACTAATTGTGAAACTCATTTATAGACTAAACCattcaatatataatatatacacaACTGCACAAGTACCAACAACTGACAATATGAGTGTAGTCACTGTGGATAATGGTGAAACGAACATTGGATGGTATGTCCCGTCTATGTCGcattataaaatgtataaacAGCTTCTATTGATATTAATGGacacaattaatttaaagtATAACGCCTTAAACGAGAAGAAACAACCAGATGATACCACAGATGATGAGATTAATAAGATTATAATTCTATGCAAGTATTTAATCAAGTCTATAGTTCTAGTTGACATAGAGATTAGAGATTCAGGTGATAGTACTGAAATGAGTGAAAATGATATGGAAACCGATTCTGAGCAATCTTCTGAAGATGAGTTGGTTTCTAATTACTCAGAAGTGGTAAAGTGTTTGAATCATAGAGTTGGAGATAATTTCAGTTTAAGAGGTACAGTAGAGAAGTATGTATTGGGAGTGGTGAGTAAAATCTACAAGAACGTTTATGGCTCAGTGGTAGCCGAGAAGCTgacaaaatttattaacttcCTGGCGTCTAAAAATTACTTCTCTACGGATATTTCAAACAACTATGACTTTATATTCAACCTGAAGCTGCAGAATAATGTGTCAATAACTACGACAAAGCCTGTGGTTAAATACATATCATTTCACTGCGGACTTACGAAAAATTCATACCTCATGGACATCAACTTCAGCTCCTACATGACGATAGTCCAGGACTACTTTTACAACTTCATTAACCTGAGGAAGATCAATTATAACACGCTAGCacaaaataaatttgaaaaggtTAATAATCGACAACTATCAAATGCTGTGGGTAATGGTCAGGTACGAAATTTTGTAGATAATCCTCAAGTAAGAAGTTTGGTGGATTTAGTGGTTGTAAAAATCTGTGAATTGAACTATAAGAATGTGGTcaataatagtataatgATACTGAAGAGCATAACGATGATCCACAAGaatatgaaatattatGTGCTTTCGGCCATTTTGAAGGAACTAGTTTCAACACCAGATGATAATTTCACACTATTCCATAACATCTTGCCATTATTTGACGCTAACACACTGACGTATATTTCACTAAATTTCACGCTCCTGGAGCTGTTTCTGAAGTTCTTTTTAAAGGTTATCTCAACAAACAATGACTCACTAATCACAAAGTATGATGTGCTGTTTATTTTGTTTCTAAGCCAAAGAGAACTGGACAGCTCAAATGACAAAATTGGGGTAGTAGATTCACCAGAGCACTCTAGTTTTGAAGATGAGAATGTGAATCAAGAAAATATAGATATCCAAGACACGCCAAGTACagttaaaattgataagaTGTTGAGTGTTTTGAGGAACGTTATGAGTGTGGCGGAGGTGGATAACTGGAGATATAACATATATTTCTCTACGCTCTTGCTGATATACAGCAAGTATGTGGTCTACGAAAACAAGTTCTTTTTGCACGTATTAAGTCTGCTGAATGACGTCAACAACAACTATCTCCAGTCACTTGCGTTTCAGTATATGCTAATCACGCTCATGAGCTTGAATAGTGGTAGAGTTGCAGACGCGGTTGTTAAGGAAAAATTACTGGATCTGAGTGTGATGAACACGATATTCAACGGCCTAGTATACTGTAACCACGATGTAACCACCGTTGTATCAAACAACTTATCCAGTATAGTAATGAATGTGATTAAATTTGACAAGTCATGGCCTAGGAATAGAATTTCAAGTAACTCTACCATAGTCTCAAAATACAATTTCTTCCTCTCATACCATTATTTCAAGTTCCTAATGAACAACTCTCAAACACCTGAAAAACACGTTGAAGCTCTGgaatcaattttatataacttGCTTGAAATCTCTAGTGATTATATCGAATATCATCtaagtaatttttag